AATGCTCACTCAGGCGCTCTCTGTCATCCCAGACACAATTGAGACAGAAGTGAGCGGCGGTGTCGACTTTTCACAACTTGCGAGCATCGGCACTATTGGCCCCGATTACGTTTCGGTTGGCAGACTTACCCACTCTGCACCCGCAGCGGATTTCAGCATGCGTGTTCGCATAAAGGAACAGGTTTAACAATGACAGCAACATCAGATACAAAAATCATCACCGAAGTTCGGGAAAGGCTCGGCTCTGACCTCGTTATCATGGGCCACCACTACCAGAATGATAGAGTCATCATGCACACAGACCTCCGCGGTGACTCTCTGGAGCTGGCTCGCCAGGTCCCGGCACTACGCGCCAAATACATTGTTTTTTGTGGCGTGTCGTTCATGGCTGAAACTGCTGCCATGCTTGCTGGCGAAGAACAGATTGTTGTCCAGCCAGCCCCTGACGCGGGTTGCGTCATGTCCGAAATGGCTCCAGCCCATATTCTGGACTGTGCCATGCGCCAGCTGACCAAAAATGGTGCTCGCGTCATCCCTCTGGCATATGTAAACACATCTGCAGCCATCAAAGGCATCGTTGGCCAGTACGGCGGTTCGGTCTGCACCTCTGCCAACGCTGAAAAGATGATGACCTGGGCAATGAAACAGGGAGACACAGTTCTGTTCCTGCCTGATGAAAATCTTGGCGAAAACACAGCCAATAACCTTGGTATTCCAGAAGACAAGAGAATGGTTCTGGACATCCGTGGTGGCGGAAACAACATCGACGTTGCCGAAGCTACGAGCAAAAAGCTCCTGCTTTGGCCCGGGCTTTGTGCTGTTCATCAGCGCTTCCGCCCCGAACACGTTGACGAAGTCCGGCGCCGTGATCCCGATGCTCTTGTCATCGTCCACCCAGAGTGTCCTGCTAAGGTCGTCAAAAAGGCCGATGCCGCAGGCTCTACGTCCAAAATCATCAAGTTCGTTGAAGACGCACCCAACGATTCCACAATTTACATCGGAACCGAGATCAACCTCGTCGAACGCCTTGCTAAAAAATACCATCAGGTAAAACGAGTTCGCCCACTGCACCCAAGCACATGCAGCAACATGGCGAAAACCACCGAACACCTGCTCGCGACGACACTCCAGCAGCTCGACTCCGCCGAACCCGTTCGCGTACCTGAAGACATCGCATACCACGCCCGTATTGCGCTTGACCGCATGCTCGACGTCTGTTCATAAACTTTCACAACGGATATTTCGTCATGAATTGCTATCGGTACAGGACAGAGGTTCTC
The window above is part of the Desulfobaculum bizertense DSM 18034 genome. Proteins encoded here:
- the nadA gene encoding quinolinate synthase NadA, with amino-acid sequence MTATSDTKIITEVRERLGSDLVIMGHHYQNDRVIMHTDLRGDSLELARQVPALRAKYIVFCGVSFMAETAAMLAGEEQIVVQPAPDAGCVMSEMAPAHILDCAMRQLTKNGARVIPLAYVNTSAAIKGIVGQYGGSVCTSANAEKMMTWAMKQGDTVLFLPDENLGENTANNLGIPEDKRMVLDIRGGGNNIDVAEATSKKLLLWPGLCAVHQRFRPEHVDEVRRRDPDALVIVHPECPAKVVKKADAAGSTSKIIKFVEDAPNDSTIYIGTEINLVERLAKKYHQVKRVRPLHPSTCSNMAKTTEHLLATTLQQLDSAEPVRVPEDIAYHARIALDRMLDVCS